The Catenuloplanes niger genome includes a window with the following:
- a CDS encoding LamG-like jellyroll fold domain-containing protein produces MTTHGKRWIRAAGLTAGLAGLLGALAYVEYVPEVAVAAPAVSAPAEDGRQTQEAAIEAAAKTGKPVEILAFRGERREVFANPDGTTTENTYVQPEHVAKGDSWVPVDTTLVARSDGSVAPKAVPFGAALSGGGAEDPFIEVERAGRTLGLTWPGALPKPVLNADQATYGEVLPGVDLVVNVTSTGFSHVLVIKNAEAAENPELAELDLGLSTGGLSVRAEDGGLVAVDAATGGAVFEAAPPVMWDSGSAPRAGARTAAPEQADPTRAAPNNAKRAKLGVRLDEDGPGGDAPGKDQTTLTLTPDRAMLTAKDTRWPVYVDPVWADTSNSGWAGVQKAFPNQRNWKFSGNAGVGLCPPEDANCAGGNDVKRILYALPSPYQGKDIISAQFHVGMTYKWGNVTKPVSLHLVHGEISAGTTWGNQPGIGTLQEQKSPTNTVACNARNVEFNVKDALTYAAAIKVSTTTFVLKATNEGDGQAWKRFCGNALLRVNYNTPPNRPAQSQLVTTPGGACVQGANVPYTDTIPELKATLSDPDHNPGRHTEDLLADFELTWTTPAGEKVSRLIATPTKASGSQFSITAPADIPENVVVSWQVRAWDGRARSQWSGEGGQTVCQFVYDRSQPEGPDIDSAEYLPSDAADTTPACVESEAWLGSVGGYGTFTFDSPSADVTSYRYGFNTNPSANNVLTPSTPGGPVSVEWMPTAEGPNFVTVQAFDKANNDTVTSVCTFRVGIRPSTAEWALDEPAGATTAADARGTLPATAAAGVTFDVPGPACQDTATGCTDNAVALNGTATGYLTTGAGAVPIDTSRAFAVGVWARLADDATARTRDQVVLSQDGTGEYAYSIGYEAATRTWTARVPHNDVMNVDSHWAKSTVPAVFGEWTHLALVVNAPARRMTFYVNGIPQGQDLVSASWYADGPVQIGRRYHKTGYRDFFQGEVADVALFDRVLMPEQVRAASELPPRRVGYWTLNSAAGGTSPYYSDDDVTPGQDLTLAGGPVLYAPDLDADPTATSALVGAGHLVLDGVDDHAYTGGPVAATDGSFTVSMRVLPSSAQCGTGRAAISQAGTRSSGFVIRCGTSGRWEAVLPRDDANGAAATVIDTGVPVSTDGSGQHLALVYDAFLNTVSLYVDGALSATATASHSSDWAAGGGLQVGRALADGVYGQYFAGVVDDVRVYTGVATTPMVQLLASRQEQTQL; encoded by the coding sequence ATGACGACACACGGCAAGCGATGGATACGCGCGGCCGGGCTCACCGCCGGACTTGCCGGCCTGCTCGGCGCACTCGCCTATGTGGAATACGTGCCGGAGGTGGCGGTGGCCGCTCCGGCGGTGTCCGCCCCGGCGGAGGACGGGCGGCAGACGCAGGAGGCCGCGATCGAGGCGGCGGCGAAGACCGGTAAGCCGGTGGAGATCCTGGCGTTCCGCGGTGAGCGCCGCGAGGTGTTCGCCAACCCGGACGGCACCACGACCGAGAACACGTACGTCCAGCCGGAGCACGTGGCGAAGGGTGACTCCTGGGTGCCGGTGGACACCACGCTCGTCGCACGCTCGGACGGGTCGGTCGCGCCGAAGGCCGTACCGTTCGGTGCGGCACTGTCCGGAGGCGGTGCCGAGGATCCGTTCATCGAGGTGGAGCGGGCCGGCCGCACGCTCGGTCTGACCTGGCCGGGGGCGCTGCCGAAGCCGGTGCTCAACGCCGATCAGGCGACGTACGGCGAGGTGCTGCCCGGTGTCGACCTGGTGGTCAACGTGACGTCGACCGGGTTCTCGCACGTGCTCGTGATCAAGAACGCCGAGGCGGCCGAGAATCCGGAGCTGGCCGAGCTCGACCTCGGGCTCAGCACCGGCGGGCTGAGCGTGCGCGCGGAGGACGGCGGCCTCGTCGCGGTGGATGCCGCGACCGGTGGCGCGGTCTTCGAGGCGGCGCCCCCGGTCATGTGGGATTCCGGATCGGCGCCGCGGGCCGGTGCCCGCACCGCCGCGCCGGAGCAGGCCGACCCGACGCGCGCCGCGCCGAACAACGCCAAGCGCGCGAAGCTCGGCGTGCGGCTGGACGAGGACGGGCCCGGCGGGGACGCGCCGGGCAAGGACCAGACGACGCTGACGCTGACGCCGGACCGGGCGATGCTCACGGCGAAGGACACCCGCTGGCCGGTGTACGTCGACCCGGTGTGGGCCGACACGTCGAACTCCGGCTGGGCCGGTGTGCAGAAGGCGTTCCCGAACCAGCGGAACTGGAAGTTCTCCGGTAACGCGGGCGTCGGCCTGTGCCCGCCGGAGGACGCCAACTGCGCGGGTGGCAACGACGTCAAGCGCATCCTGTACGCGCTGCCGTCGCCGTACCAGGGCAAGGACATCATCAGCGCGCAGTTCCACGTGGGCATGACGTACAAGTGGGGCAACGTCACGAAGCCGGTGTCGCTGCACCTGGTGCACGGCGAGATCTCCGCCGGTACGACCTGGGGCAACCAGCCGGGGATCGGGACGTTGCAGGAACAGAAGTCACCGACGAACACGGTCGCCTGCAACGCGCGCAACGTCGAGTTCAACGTCAAGGACGCGCTCACGTACGCCGCCGCGATCAAGGTGTCGACGACCACGTTCGTGCTGAAGGCGACGAACGAGGGTGACGGCCAGGCGTGGAAGCGCTTCTGCGGCAACGCGTTGCTGCGGGTCAACTACAACACCCCGCCGAACCGGCCGGCGCAGAGCCAGCTGGTCACCACGCCGGGCGGTGCCTGCGTGCAGGGTGCGAACGTGCCGTACACCGACACGATCCCGGAGCTGAAGGCCACGCTCTCCGACCCGGACCACAACCCGGGCCGGCACACCGAGGACCTGCTCGCCGACTTCGAGCTGACCTGGACGACGCCGGCCGGGGAGAAGGTGTCCCGGCTGATCGCCACTCCCACGAAGGCGAGCGGCTCGCAGTTCAGCATCACCGCGCCGGCCGACATACCGGAGAACGTGGTGGTGTCCTGGCAGGTGCGGGCGTGGGACGGGCGGGCCCGCAGCCAGTGGAGTGGCGAGGGCGGGCAGACGGTCTGCCAGTTCGTCTACGACCGGAGCCAGCCGGAGGGACCGGACATCGACTCGGCGGAGTATCTGCCCTCGGACGCCGCTGACACGACGCCCGCCTGTGTGGAGAGCGAGGCCTGGCTCGGCTCGGTCGGCGGGTACGGGACGTTCACGTTCGACAGCCCGTCGGCGGACGTCACGAGCTACCGGTACGGCTTCAACACCAACCCGTCGGCGAACAACGTGCTGACGCCCTCGACGCCGGGTGGGCCGGTGTCGGTGGAGTGGATGCCGACCGCGGAGGGCCCGAATTTCGTCACGGTGCAGGCGTTCGACAAGGCGAACAACGACACGGTGACGTCCGTGTGCACGTTCCGGGTCGGCATCCGGCCGTCCACGGCGGAGTGGGCGCTGGACGAGCCGGCCGGCGCGACCACCGCGGCTGACGCCCGCGGGACGCTGCCGGCCACGGCCGCCGCCGGTGTCACGTTCGACGTGCCGGGCCCGGCCTGCCAGGACACCGCGACCGGGTGTACGGACAATGCGGTGGCTCTGAACGGCACCGCGACCGGGTATCTGACCACCGGCGCGGGTGCGGTGCCGATCGACACCAGCCGGGCGTTCGCGGTCGGGGTGTGGGCGCGCCTGGCGGACGACGCCACCGCGCGCACCCGCGACCAGGTCGTGCTCAGCCAGGACGGCACCGGTGAGTACGCGTACTCGATCGGTTACGAGGCGGCGACCCGCACGTGGACGGCTCGGGTGCCGCACAACGACGTGATGAACGTCGACTCGCACTGGGCCAAGAGCACGGTGCCGGCCGTCTTCGGCGAGTGGACACACCTGGCGCTCGTCGTGAACGCACCGGCGCGGAGGATGACGTTCTACGTCAACGGCATCCCGCAGGGCCAGGATCTGGTGTCGGCCAGCTGGTACGCGGACGGACCGGTGCAGATCGGCCGCCGGTACCACAAGACCGGCTACCGCGACTTCTTCCAGGGTGAGGTCGCGGACGTGGCGCTCTTCGACCGGGTGCTGATGCCGGAACAGGTCCGGGCGGCGTCCGAACTGCCGCCCCGCCGGGTCGGCTACTGGACGCTCAACTCGGCCGCCGGTGGCACGTCGCCGTACTACAGCGACGACGACGTCACTCCCGGCCAGGACCTGACGCTGGCCGGCGGACCGGTGCTGTACGCGCCGGACCTCGACGCCGACCCGACGGCCACGTCGGCACTGGTCGGTGCCGGTCATCTGGTCCTCGACGGCGTCGACGACCATGCGTACACGGGCGGGCCGGTGGCCGCGACCGACGGCAGCTTCACGGTGTCCATGCGGGTGCTGCCCTCGTCCGCGCAGTGCGGTACCGGCCGGGCGGCGATCTCGCAGGCCGGCACCCGGTCGAGCGGTTTCGTGATCCGGTGCGGCACCAGCGGCCGCTGGGAGGCGGTCCTGCCGCGGGACGACGCGAACGGGGCGGCGGCCACCGTCATCGACACCGGGGTCCCGGTGAGCACCGATGGCAGCGGGCAGCATCTCGCGCTGGTCTACGACGCGTTCCTGAACACGGTGTCGCTCTACGTGGACGGCGCGCTGAGCGCCACGGCGACGGCCTCGCACTCGTCCGACTGGGCCGCCGGCGGCGGGCTCCAGGTCGGCCGGGCGCTGGCCGACGGCGTGTACGGCCAGTACTTCGCCGGTGTCGTCGACGACGTGCGGGTCTACACCGGCGTGGCGACGACGCCGATGGTGCAGCTGCTGGCCTCGCGGCAGGAGCAGACGCAGCTCTGA
- a CDS encoding FG-GAP repeat protein: MQYEGINTTQVLDPAVAGNNKFGAQAGDQFGYSMDIVDWDSDGCTDLLVGVPFEDLASGGRDHGMVHLIYGSPDGLGKGKVSENWTQDSDAAGFGDVAESRDNFGFSVAASRTAANQPYLLIGVPGEDTFGHWDTGLVHMLRGTMNYTLWVGDGIPGAAVADGRVGYPLNASAHDFVLSGRMASSATLRSSARRRCSAVRR, translated from the coding sequence GTGCAGTACGAGGGAATCAACACCACTCAGGTCCTTGATCCGGCCGTCGCCGGTAACAATAAGTTCGGTGCTCAGGCCGGGGATCAGTTCGGGTATTCAATGGATATCGTGGACTGGGATTCGGATGGGTGCACGGATCTGCTGGTCGGGGTGCCCTTCGAGGATCTGGCGAGCGGTGGGCGCGATCACGGCATGGTGCACCTGATCTACGGGTCGCCGGACGGGCTGGGCAAGGGCAAGGTCAGTGAGAACTGGACGCAGGACAGTGACGCCGCCGGGTTCGGGGATGTCGCGGAGAGCCGGGACAACTTCGGGTTCTCCGTTGCCGCGTCGCGGACGGCGGCGAATCAGCCGTACCTCCTGATCGGGGTGCCGGGCGAGGACACCTTCGGCCACTGGGACACGGGGCTCGTGCACATGCTGCGCGGGACCATGAACTACACGCTCTGGGTCGGCGACGGGATTCCGGGCGCGGCGGTGGCTGACGGTCGGGTCGGCTACCCGCTGAACGCAAGTGCGCATGATTTCGTGCTGAGCGGTCGGATGGCGTCATCGGCAACGTTGCGTTCGTCGGCTCGACGGAGGTGTTCAGCAGTACGGCGATGA
- a CDS encoding Clp protease N-terminal domain-containing protein translates to MSVVVGGGLYRVLQGACRVAADLNQLAIGTDTVFVALLNAFPNIASLVGPRPVRVTGYDLHQGVEAAAVDLVPEVEIELGRALKEVHWRVFGWVRDGTPSNVPSWTNGARSVLRLAMAIAASRRDSWVGADHLLEALMADQEGVPARLIRQRGVNLDHLTTVARQVWPTPGGEPPRRALAELMHRAGVLVSPGQENRAMGALTRHLTSGVVHLLTNASPALAFLEDEAIAETVRSGWPQTTSAHLLLAVVVLEEEMMAGDFYPSDNYLSACGIVLKSIGFDRGKAYRYLESVMREEQSASPQRRRAWRSNPKNPPWTITAVRVADSARGVGSAPVGSAHLLYSILVDSDDIGRRLLREQAIDPQDVRVSLARRLALGNSEA, encoded by the coding sequence ATGTCTGTTGTTGTTGGTGGCGGCCTGTACCGAGTGCTTCAAGGCGCATGTCGAGTTGCCGCTGACCTGAATCAGCTGGCAATCGGTACGGACACGGTTTTTGTCGCATTGCTTAATGCATTCCCTAATATTGCTTCGTTGGTAGGCCCTCGGCCGGTCAGGGTGACTGGATACGATTTGCATCAGGGCGTGGAAGCTGCCGCAGTCGATCTTGTACCTGAGGTCGAAATTGAGTTGGGACGCGCTCTGAAGGAAGTGCATTGGCGTGTGTTTGGCTGGGTGCGTGACGGCACGCCATCGAATGTTCCCTCTTGGACAAATGGGGCGCGATCGGTGCTTCGTCTCGCGATGGCGATCGCTGCTTCGCGCCGGGATTCATGGGTGGGTGCAGATCACCTGCTAGAGGCGCTGATGGCGGACCAAGAGGGAGTGCCGGCTCGATTGATTCGGCAGCGAGGAGTGAATCTGGATCACTTGACGACGGTTGCGCGACAGGTGTGGCCGACACCCGGAGGTGAGCCTCCGCGTCGGGCGCTCGCCGAGCTGATGCACCGGGCTGGGGTTCTCGTCTCGCCAGGCCAGGAGAACCGTGCAATGGGGGCGTTGACACGTCATCTGACGTCTGGAGTCGTTCATCTGTTGACTAACGCGAGCCCGGCTCTAGCGTTTTTGGAAGACGAAGCCATTGCTGAAACGGTCCGCTCGGGGTGGCCTCAGACGACGTCGGCGCATTTGCTGCTGGCGGTTGTGGTGCTGGAAGAAGAGATGATGGCGGGTGATTTTTACCCGTCGGATAATTATCTTTCAGCTTGTGGCATCGTACTGAAATCCATCGGATTTGATCGAGGAAAGGCGTACCGATACCTCGAATCGGTCATGCGGGAAGAGCAGTCCGCTTCACCGCAGAGGCGGCGGGCCTGGAGGAGTAATCCGAAGAATCCGCCGTGGACGATAACTGCGGTGCGAGTCGCGGACTCTGCGCGAGGTGTTGGTAGCGCGCCGGTGGGAAGTGCGCATCTCTTGTATTCCATTCTCGTCGACTCCGACGATATTGGTCGGCGCCTGTTGCGCGAGCAGGCCATCGATCCGCAGGACGTTCGCGTTTCGTTGGCGCGGCGTCTCGCCTTGGGTAACTCTGAGGCTTAA